One Endozoicomonas gorgoniicola DNA window includes the following coding sequences:
- a CDS encoding ISKra4 family transposase, which translates to MNASYANTLDFQFFSPAQDHFNSMIRHLESACLQEHGTTEEYIRTNGDELLRLMFQGYLDKQAEDEERAVSVTPADGIPRNHIRQNTSRVLTTVFGKVTVKRFAYSQRNVSNEFPLDAGLNLNNDQYSDGVRKRVVTDAIDRSYDNVVKRHRENCPGIVGKYQTIKLVEGTAQDFVEFYEQRTIEDEQTDDLLVLSFDGKGLVMLPDGLREATRKNAEKSKKKCQTRLSPGEKKDRKRMAMVATVYTVRANPRSPESIMNSEKKADNVVKFRPPIRNKRVWASVERDGETVIEEAFDEALKRDPERKRQWVVVVDGHPHQLKMIERVARRKQVKTSIIMDFIHVLEYLWKAAHCLHDKGDKSIEKWVEQQALKILHGQSGRVARGIKQSATKRKLKNREAIDKCASYLQKNRDRLCYDKALRSGFPIASGVIEGACRHLINDRLDITGARWSLQGAEAILKLRSINSSGDWDEYWSYHHSCSKKRNYGELMVNREASS; encoded by the coding sequence GTGAACGCATCTTACGCCAATACTCTCGACTTTCAATTTTTTTCTCCTGCACAGGATCACTTTAATAGCATGATCCGCCACCTCGAATCTGCCTGCCTGCAGGAACATGGCACAACTGAAGAGTACATTCGAACCAATGGGGACGAGCTGCTTCGGCTAATGTTTCAGGGCTATCTCGATAAACAGGCTGAAGATGAAGAAAGAGCAGTGTCTGTCACTCCCGCTGACGGCATACCTCGTAACCATATTCGTCAAAATACCAGCCGGGTTCTCACCACGGTGTTTGGCAAGGTAACGGTCAAACGGTTTGCTTATAGCCAGCGCAATGTCTCCAACGAATTCCCACTGGATGCCGGGCTCAACCTTAATAACGACCAATATTCTGATGGTGTACGCAAGCGTGTGGTCACGGATGCTATTGATCGTTCTTATGACAATGTCGTCAAACGGCATCGTGAAAATTGCCCCGGCATAGTTGGCAAGTACCAGACAATAAAGCTGGTTGAAGGCACAGCTCAGGATTTTGTCGAATTCTATGAACAACGAACCATAGAAGATGAGCAAACAGATGACCTATTGGTTCTGAGCTTTGACGGGAAAGGTCTGGTCATGTTGCCAGATGGGTTAAGGGAAGCGACCCGCAAGAATGCAGAGAAAAGCAAGAAAAAATGTCAGACACGTTTAAGTCCGGGAGAAAAGAAAGACCGGAAGCGTATGGCTATGGTGGCGACTGTTTACACTGTGCGGGCAAACCCACGCTCACCAGAGTCCATCATGAACTCTGAAAAGAAAGCGGACAATGTCGTCAAATTTCGACCTCCAATACGCAACAAGAGGGTTTGGGCCAGTGTTGAGAGGGACGGAGAAACAGTCATCGAAGAAGCCTTTGATGAGGCTCTCAAGCGTGACCCGGAACGAAAACGACAATGGGTTGTCGTGGTCGATGGGCATCCGCATCAACTGAAAATGATTGAAAGAGTTGCCCGCAGAAAACAGGTCAAAACCAGCATCATAATGGACTTCATTCATGTGCTGGAATATCTGTGGAAAGCCGCTCATTGTCTGCATGATAAAGGTGATAAATCTATTGAGAAATGGGTTGAGCAGCAAGCACTGAAAATTCTTCATGGGCAGTCGGGTCGGGTAGCCAGGGGCATAAAGCAAAGTGCCACGAAACGAAAATTGAAGAATCGGGAAGCTATTGATAAATGTGCTAGCTATCTGCAAAAAAACAGAGACCGGCTTTGCTACGATAAGGCGCTACGCTCAGGCTTTCCTATTGCCAGCGGAGTGATTGAAGGCGCTTGCCGACATTTGATAAATGACCGTCTTGATATAACAGGCGCACGATGGAGCCTGCAAGGCGCGGAAGCCATTCTGAAGCTTCGCTCAATAAACTCCAGTGGAGACTGGGATGAATACTGGTCATATCACCATTCGTGCTCTAAGAAACGAAATTACGGTGAGTTGATGGTGAATAGGGAGGCTTCGTCGTAG
- a CDS encoding OmpA family protein, which produces MLTPYRGSINEIRIEGHTSSIWNKYTAASEAYFKNMSLSQGRTRSVLEYVYGLKSSQSYLQWIRSNIAAVGLSSSKLIFDKAQREDRARSQRVSFRVITNADIQIKNILEKANED; this is translated from the coding sequence GTGTTGACCCCTTATCGTGGTTCTATCAATGAAATACGAATAGAGGGTCATACCAGCAGTATCTGGAATAAATATACGGCAGCCAGCGAAGCGTATTTTAAAAACATGAGTCTGTCACAAGGGCGCACACGATCTGTTCTGGAGTATGTTTATGGCCTCAAGTCCAGCCAAAGTTATCTACAGTGGATCAGGTCAAATATAGCCGCTGTAGGGCTTTCATCCTCTAAATTGATTTTCGACAAAGCTCAAAGGGAAGATCGGGCAAGATCCCAGCGAGTCAGTTTCCGGGTTATTACCAATGCAGACATCCAAATAAAAAATATTCTGGAAAAAGCTAATGAAGATTAA
- a CDS encoding TnsD family Tn7-like transposition protein: MIHFKGSETILWLQRLCTYDTNSGLLKTGLSMKMAGEKVGLPESTVDNLLLSHPEIRAARRRLKKTRHTEQLNQLRDKALSLIQNNPDMTRKSLTDSFPEVFIWLRNHDKKWLYKHLPKALTPSQAQSHRYKHQHDLWKKRQRKAIKGLRRLVLCMMTSPPENQRLSISYILQALKVRNPQTHIRKTMPAFWRQLTRFAETHEDFQLRKLHALYKAEPTLFSIYSARRLLKIASSFPPVSGAVLEQAQALQKRDFNYQRPVEQQWLLLRDTRIHSVQKRYSQLYRSCSEAKSVGSILSVSGSLALSERSSIKVI, translated from the coding sequence CTGATTCACTTCAAAGGTTCTGAAACAATCCTCTGGTTACAGAGGTTATGCACTTATGATACGAATTCAGGACTGCTAAAAACCGGCCTATCCATGAAAATGGCCGGTGAAAAAGTTGGCCTGCCTGAAAGCACTGTGGATAACTTGTTGTTATCTCACCCTGAAATCAGGGCAGCACGGCGTAGGCTGAAGAAAACCCGGCATACAGAACAACTGAACCAGCTCCGAGACAAGGCTTTATCGCTCATTCAGAACAATCCGGACATGACCAGAAAGTCTCTGACTGACTCTTTCCCTGAGGTTTTTATCTGGTTGAGAAACCATGACAAAAAGTGGCTTTATAAGCACCTTCCAAAAGCGCTGACACCCTCTCAGGCTCAATCCCACCGTTACAAGCATCAGCATGACCTTTGGAAAAAAAGGCAGAGGAAAGCAATCAAAGGGCTTCGCAGACTTGTCCTCTGCATGATGACAAGCCCTCCAGAAAACCAGCGTCTGTCAATCTCTTATATTTTGCAGGCTCTGAAAGTCCGTAATCCACAGACTCATATCCGCAAGACTATGCCTGCTTTCTGGCGTCAGTTAACCCGGTTTGCAGAGACCCATGAAGATTTTCAGCTACGGAAGCTGCACGCCCTCTACAAAGCCGAACCTACGCTATTCAGCATTTACTCGGCAAGGCGCTTACTTAAAATAGCTTCCTCTTTTCCACCCGTTTCAGGGGCGGTCCTCGAACAGGCTCAAGCGTTACAGAAAAGAGATTTCAATTACCAACGACCGGTTGAGCAGCAGTGGCTGCTTTTGCGAGATACCCGCATCCATTCTGTGCAAAAGCGTTACTCTCAACTTTATCGGAGTTGTTCCGAGGCTAAATCCGTCGGGTCCATATTATCTGTCAGTGGATCTCTGGCTTTGTCAGAACGATCCTCTATCAAAGTCATTTGA
- a CDS encoding IS30 family transposase, translated as MAYTHLSSEERYYIETELKNGTSQNKIAKKLGRSQPTVSREVNRNKGQRGYRHQQANRTARQRHKDKPKAIKLTDDIKQRISNDIRSDWSPEQVAGRLEKDGVIKLHHEMIYQFVADDKRRGGSLYKHLRHQKKTYRKRYGSAHNRTGIPNRVGIEERPEVVNNRERVGDWEADTVIGKNHKGAIATLDERKTKLRLAVPLPGKKAKAVKQGIIDVLKPLKRFVKTITYDNGKEFVQHESIAKALKCDSYFAAPYHSWERGQNENANGLLRQYFPKSMELNGVTEKDVIIAVDKLNNRPRKCLGYKTPYEAFKESTGIDARKVMGYALMT; from the coding sequence ATGGCCTATACACACCTGAGCTCTGAAGAGAGATATTATATCGAAACTGAACTCAAAAATGGGACTTCACAAAACAAAATTGCTAAAAAGCTTGGCCGTTCACAGCCTACCGTGTCGCGAGAAGTAAACCGCAATAAAGGGCAAAGAGGGTACAGGCACCAACAGGCTAATCGCACAGCTCGGCAGCGGCACAAAGATAAGCCAAAAGCTATTAAGCTGACAGACGACATTAAACAACGTATTTCAAACGATATCCGTTCAGATTGGAGTCCTGAACAAGTGGCTGGAAGGCTTGAAAAGGACGGTGTAATCAAGCTGCATCATGAGATGATTTATCAATTTGTAGCGGATGATAAACGGCGCGGAGGCTCGCTCTATAAGCACTTGAGGCACCAGAAAAAAACTTATCGAAAGCGATACGGTTCAGCTCATAACCGAACCGGTATACCAAATCGGGTTGGCATTGAAGAACGCCCCGAAGTGGTCAACAACAGAGAGCGAGTTGGTGACTGGGAAGCTGATACTGTAATAGGTAAAAATCATAAAGGAGCCATCGCTACATTAGATGAACGAAAAACCAAGCTTCGCCTTGCTGTCCCTCTACCAGGCAAGAAGGCAAAAGCGGTTAAACAGGGAATAATTGACGTACTCAAGCCTCTGAAAAGGTTTGTAAAGACAATAACATACGACAATGGAAAGGAGTTTGTTCAGCATGAATCAATTGCCAAAGCTTTAAAATGTGACAGCTACTTTGCTGCCCCCTACCATTCTTGGGAAAGAGGCCAGAATGAGAATGCTAATGGTTTGCTAAGGCAGTATTTCCCCAAGTCGATGGAGCTTAATGGCGTGACAGAAAAAGATGTCATCATTGCAGTGGATAAGCTGAACAACAGGCCAAGAAAGTGCCTGGGCTACAAGACTCCTTATGAGGCATTTAAAGAGTCAACTGGAATAGATGCAAGAAAAGTCATGGGTTATGCACTTATGACTTGA
- a CDS encoding TnsD family Tn7-like transposition protein: MPEKYARSLWKAISGDKPKVLEIETGSVNSRLSIPGYHSFCPLCAEHDIETHGVAYWHQIHALPGVSACHIHKCKLIRTEIRPKILAIPNVNYAETHEASDKEVLFAQLSAQLCQNFTGANQSATERVKHYKQQLESTGYISTAGYIRRQELLSNIRSFWSDLLNQTDFANVRASGTEHNFVRDALRPSHRTHPVKHILLSGFLNHCDHRVARLHSVDAKPQKQQTADNNHEPVIKLLRDGVSLTKAARESGISYYTVRKLAKLHGIQHRAKPKKITPEQEQQVLKLLNSSHKCITHDFSCIYSS; the protein is encoded by the coding sequence ATGCCTGAGAAATATGCCAGATCATTATGGAAGGCAATTTCCGGTGATAAGCCCAAAGTGCTGGAAATCGAAACCGGTTCTGTGAACAGTCGCCTGAGCATACCAGGCTATCACTCTTTTTGCCCTTTGTGCGCTGAGCACGATATTGAAACCCACGGAGTTGCTTACTGGCATCAAATACATGCCCTGCCTGGAGTCTCAGCCTGCCATATCCATAAGTGCAAATTAATCCGAACGGAAATACGCCCAAAGATTTTGGCTATTCCAAATGTAAACTATGCAGAAACTCATGAGGCCTCTGACAAAGAAGTACTTTTTGCACAGCTGTCAGCACAACTCTGCCAAAATTTTACAGGGGCTAATCAGTCTGCCACCGAGAGAGTCAAGCACTATAAACAGCAGCTTGAGAGTACAGGCTATATATCCACAGCAGGCTATATTCGTCGTCAAGAGTTACTCTCAAATATCAGAAGTTTTTGGTCCGATTTACTCAATCAGACAGACTTCGCCAATGTAAGGGCTTCAGGAACAGAGCACAACTTCGTTCGGGATGCTCTTAGGCCAAGTCATCGAACTCACCCAGTCAAACATATTCTGCTCAGTGGCTTTTTGAACCATTGCGATCACAGAGTAGCCAGGCTGCACTCTGTTGATGCCAAACCTCAAAAGCAACAAACGGCTGACAACAACCATGAGCCGGTAATCAAACTCTTAAGGGATGGTGTTTCTCTCACTAAAGCCGCCAGAGAGTCTGGTATCTCCTACTACACCGTTCGGAAGTTAGCCAAACTCCACGGCATACAGCACAGAGCCAAGCCCAAAAAGATAACTCCAGAGCAAGAGCAGCAGGTTTTAAAACTCCTGAATTCAAGTCATAAGTGCATAACCCATGACTTTTCTTGCATCTATTCCAGTTGA
- a CDS encoding IS66 family transposase gives MNPSKTSALETEVSDLKKLVSNLLDKVEKLTAENTALREEVRHLRKLKGQPKIRPNKKTPEDGKDKKDSKPASSSGNTTPPKSKRQRSQKPGQTAKPKPTSVQEKICQAEGVQDNWRSKGYQDFTHIDLELKFTTTRYRREVWLTPEGQTVIAPLPAHVKGRFGDNLTALVLDLYHSCSVTQPLLLDWLHSHGCPISEGKLNDLLIHGHEQFHQEREDILETGIACSRMLLVDDTGARHDGKNGYCTVIGNDAFTVFASTPSKSRVNFLTLLQGKCRSHVLNSVAISYMKQVKMADKWVDALAAYGETHFLNKAAWDAFLDDHKMSSKEQRRKATEAVLKAGLLDNGFPEAMIIHSDGARQFDTAFDHSLCWFHASRPLAKLIPANKQERAASDWIEKQYWHLYDDIEAYCLAPTETRKAQITQDFNHWVTTQVDYPDLQYELGKLHRAREELLLVLEYPWLPLHNNLSERQIREYVKRRKISGGTRSTLGQRCRDVFASLKKTCKLHGVSFSRYLTDRISGGEIIPRLSDLIREKSAQLMNSSAYSF, from the coding sequence ATGAACCCATCAAAAACCTCAGCGCTTGAAACCGAAGTCAGTGACCTAAAAAAACTTGTCAGCAATCTGCTCGACAAGGTTGAAAAGCTGACGGCTGAAAATACTGCCCTGCGCGAGGAAGTCCGGCACCTGAGAAAACTCAAGGGGCAACCAAAAATTCGTCCGAATAAGAAGACACCGGAAGACGGTAAAGATAAGAAAGACAGCAAACCAGCATCATCCTCTGGCAACACAACACCACCAAAGAGCAAACGACAGCGTTCGCAGAAACCCGGTCAAACCGCCAAACCCAAACCAACTTCTGTGCAGGAAAAAATATGCCAGGCAGAAGGTGTGCAGGACAACTGGAGAAGCAAGGGTTATCAGGACTTTACGCATATTGACCTGGAGCTGAAATTTACAACAACACGCTACCGTCGCGAAGTCTGGCTTACCCCTGAAGGCCAGACTGTCATTGCACCGTTACCCGCGCATGTAAAAGGCCGATTCGGAGACAACCTTACTGCCCTGGTACTGGATCTTTACCACTCTTGCAGTGTCACCCAGCCCTTGCTGCTCGATTGGCTGCATAGCCATGGTTGTCCAATCTCTGAGGGAAAGCTCAACGACTTGCTGATACACGGCCATGAACAGTTCCACCAGGAGCGAGAAGACATTCTCGAAACAGGTATTGCCTGCTCCCGCATGCTGCTTGTAGACGACACTGGAGCCCGGCATGATGGCAAAAACGGTTATTGTACTGTTATCGGTAATGATGCCTTCACCGTGTTTGCCTCAACTCCCAGCAAAAGCCGCGTTAACTTCCTGACTCTGCTTCAGGGGAAGTGCCGGTCTCACGTACTGAATTCGGTTGCAATCAGCTACATGAAACAGGTAAAGATGGCTGACAAATGGGTTGACGCCCTGGCTGCTTATGGTGAAACCCACTTCCTGAATAAAGCCGCCTGGGATGCTTTTCTGGATGACCACAAGATGTCTAGCAAAGAGCAACGGCGTAAGGCGACAGAAGCCGTACTCAAAGCTGGCCTGTTGGATAACGGTTTCCCGGAAGCCATGATCATCCACAGTGATGGAGCCCGCCAGTTCGACACTGCGTTTGACCACTCACTGTGTTGGTTCCATGCCAGCCGACCCCTGGCAAAACTGATTCCTGCCAACAAGCAGGAACGAGCTGCCAGCGACTGGATTGAAAAGCAATACTGGCACTTATACGACGACATTGAAGCGTATTGCCTGGCCCCGACAGAGACCCGAAAGGCTCAGATTACGCAGGACTTTAATCACTGGGTAACGACACAGGTTGACTACCCTGACCTGCAATACGAGCTGGGCAAATTGCATAGGGCACGGGAAGAGTTGCTTCTGGTGCTAGAGTATCCATGGTTGCCTCTGCACAACAACCTGAGTGAACGACAGATCAGGGAGTATGTAAAGCGCCGAAAAATCAGTGGCGGCACCCGGAGTACTCTCGGTCAACGTTGCCGGGATGTATTTGCAAGTCTTAAAAAGACGTGCAAGCTGCATGGCGTGTCATTCTCCAGATATCTAACGGATCGAATTTCTGGGGGTGAGATTATTCCCCGATTATCAGACCTGATACGAGAAAAATCTGCTCAGCTCATGAACAGTTCTGCCTACAGTTTCTGA
- a CDS encoding ISL3 family transposase has product MRDKQLYSQILGIESPWFVSEVELSLQDQQVRVFIEHNGKKACKCSVCDKPCSGYDHITQKWRHLDTCQFQTILVARVPRTQCPEHKVLAINVPWAESDSRYTALFEALVIDWLKEATTKAVARQMKLGWNAIDGIQQRAVKRGLARRDAKPPKRIAVDETSFQKHHEYVTVVTDHDQGVVIHVSDDRKSDSLNEYFDTLPYDHKEGIECVTMDMSKAYIKSVSENVPDADQKIAFDKFHVAQSLGKAVNKVRIEENKALVNQGVELLKGTRYDWLTNPENMSEEQWDNFEPLRNSTLKTARAWAIRQMAMSLWNYKSRAWAIKAWKRWLCWAQRCRLEPIKEVARTVKEHLWGIINAIVLEANNGRAEGVNSKIQSLKNRACGFRNRERYKTAIYFHLGGLDLYPTGVHR; this is encoded by the coding sequence ATGCGTGATAAGCAACTCTATTCTCAAATACTGGGTATTGAGTCTCCTTGGTTCGTTTCTGAAGTTGAATTGTCATTACAGGATCAACAGGTTCGGGTATTCATTGAACACAATGGTAAAAAGGCCTGCAAATGCAGTGTTTGCGATAAGCCCTGCTCTGGCTACGACCACATCACTCAGAAGTGGCGTCATCTGGATACCTGTCAGTTTCAGACTATTCTAGTTGCCAGGGTTCCACGGACCCAGTGCCCTGAGCATAAGGTGTTAGCCATCAATGTGCCCTGGGCTGAATCTGACTCTCGATATACAGCTCTGTTTGAAGCCCTTGTTATTGACTGGCTAAAGGAGGCAACTACGAAGGCAGTTGCACGACAAATGAAGCTTGGTTGGAATGCCATAGACGGTATTCAGCAGCGTGCAGTGAAGAGAGGACTGGCTCGTCGTGATGCTAAGCCACCAAAACGAATCGCTGTTGATGAAACCTCATTTCAAAAGCATCATGAATACGTCACAGTGGTCACTGACCACGACCAAGGCGTTGTTATTCACGTTTCTGATGACCGTAAAAGTGACAGTCTCAACGAGTACTTTGACACACTGCCCTATGACCATAAAGAGGGGATCGAATGCGTGACGATGGACATGTCCAAGGCTTACATCAAGTCAGTCAGTGAGAATGTTCCAGACGCAGATCAGAAGATTGCATTTGATAAGTTTCACGTTGCTCAGTCTCTGGGTAAAGCTGTCAACAAGGTTCGGATAGAAGAGAACAAAGCCCTTGTAAACCAAGGTGTAGAGCTGCTTAAGGGGACTCGCTACGACTGGCTGACTAACCCTGAAAACATGTCTGAAGAGCAGTGGGATAACTTCGAACCACTGAGAAACTCGACACTTAAAACAGCTCGCGCCTGGGCCATCCGGCAAATGGCAATGAGCTTATGGAATTACAAGTCCAGAGCTTGGGCAATCAAGGCCTGGAAGAGGTGGCTATGCTGGGCGCAGAGATGTCGGCTTGAGCCCATAAAAGAAGTTGCCAGAACGGTCAAAGAGCACTTGTGGGGTATCATCAACGCTATTGTCCTTGAGGCTAATAACGGTCGAGCAGAGGGAGTGAACAGCAAGATTCAGAGTTTGAAGAATCGGGCTTGTGGCTTTCGAAACCGTGAAAGATATAAGACAGCGATCTACTTTCATCTTGGAGGCTTGGACTTGTACCCCACTGGCGTACATCGTTGA
- a CDS encoding IS1380 family transposase produces MNKFTQEQLRFHPSNGKTIRADFNGGELSSDFGALMLRETMLHSGIISRLTDGIDDKRHQSYIDHTLQELIAQRVLQMACGYEDANDSNHLRKDPIFKLANGRNPLDDDNHLASAPTYTRLGQSMTKRDIYNMTKALADHFISSYEYPPLAIIIDLDHTPAITHGGQQMNLFNAKYQDYCYLPLMIFEGLSGKLITSILRPGKTPTGRENAAILQRLIKLIRTRWPKTHLLVRGDSHFAQPELMQVVQDDPHSDYVLGKGAGHKTALRPKAKELLDEARKALDVKTGLAKLNNMPEPERLRLYGETDYQAKSWKGLDTRIIYKAEVNQKGDNPRFIVTSMMEASPEEIYEDLYCPRGQDENFIKHLKSDLSGDRLSDQGFLANHLRMFYACAAYVLHYELRTKALKGTELEKAQPSTVITKLCKVAVKVVEYKDRIKLHLPRSCPIKGLLQHITEVFYSMPLPRPG; encoded by the coding sequence ATGAACAAATTTACACAAGAACAGCTTCGTTTTCACCCCTCCAACGGAAAAACTATCCGGGCAGACTTCAATGGCGGAGAATTATCCTCTGATTTTGGCGCCCTGATGCTACGTGAAACAATGCTTCACAGCGGTATCATATCCAGGCTGACTGACGGCATTGACGATAAACGTCATCAATCCTACATCGACCACACCCTGCAAGAACTCATTGCCCAAAGAGTTTTGCAAATGGCCTGTGGTTATGAAGATGCAAACGACAGCAACCATCTGCGTAAAGACCCAATCTTTAAGCTTGCCAATGGAAGAAACCCACTGGACGATGATAACCATCTGGCTTCCGCTCCAACGTATACAAGGCTTGGTCAGTCCATGACCAAACGGGATATTTATAATATGACCAAAGCACTGGCTGATCACTTCATCAGCAGTTATGAATACCCGCCATTAGCCATCATTATCGACCTGGATCATACGCCTGCTATCACCCATGGCGGCCAGCAGATGAACCTGTTCAACGCCAAATATCAAGACTACTGTTACTTGCCCTTAATGATCTTTGAGGGGCTCAGCGGCAAGCTGATCACTTCGATCCTGCGTCCTGGAAAAACACCCACAGGCCGAGAGAATGCAGCTATTCTCCAGCGCCTCATTAAGCTGATCCGTACAAGATGGCCGAAAACCCATTTACTGGTTCGTGGGGATAGCCACTTTGCCCAACCAGAGTTAATGCAGGTTGTTCAGGATGACCCTCACTCCGACTACGTGCTGGGAAAAGGCGCAGGACACAAGACGGCCTTGCGACCTAAAGCCAAAGAGTTGCTGGATGAAGCGCGGAAAGCTCTCGACGTTAAAACCGGGCTGGCAAAACTGAACAACATGCCAGAGCCTGAGCGACTCAGGCTCTACGGAGAAACGGACTATCAGGCAAAAAGCTGGAAAGGGCTGGACACCCGGATAATCTATAAGGCAGAGGTCAACCAGAAAGGCGACAATCCCCGCTTTATTGTGACTTCGATGATGGAGGCTTCCCCCGAGGAAATATATGAAGACCTTTATTGTCCCAGAGGGCAGGATGAGAACTTCATTAAGCATCTGAAAAGTGATTTGTCCGGTGATCGCTTGTCAGATCAAGGCTTTCTGGCAAATCACCTGAGAATGTTTTACGCCTGCGCTGCTTATGTTCTTCACTATGAGCTGAGAACCAAGGCACTGAAAGGTACGGAGCTGGAAAAGGCACAGCCATCAACCGTGATCACAAAACTTTGTAAGGTCGCGGTTAAAGTGGTTGAGTATAAAGACCGAATCAAACTTCACTTGCCCCGCAGCTGTCCAATAAAAGGGCTTTTGCAGCATATAACCGAAGTCTTTTATTCAATGCCGCTGCCTCGACCGGGATAG
- a CDS encoding IS630 family transposase, translating to MKTVLPITDGAIRETLQIARSHDPTPYVRERAHAVLLSSRGFPMAQIADIFEVQYQTVSRWLDDWEDYGIRGLYKTHDGGKKPIYNSEEELRIKELVAKEPRRISYVQSKIEEETGKSASKTTIGRIIKKLGMVYKRLRKSCKHKRDEEQFQRSKAALKDAQEAEDKGLINLFYFDESGFSQEPCVPYGWQEKGKQLRIPSVKSKRINVLGFMNRSCELFYYPVIGSVDSKTVIDIFDYFAYQMTAPEYGGDDRYTVVIIDNASIHTSKAFRARIDDWILEKKMIVLFLPTYSPELNLIEILWDKAKYEWIDILSIVNFRGFEKEVKRVFDGVGQEYMISYA from the coding sequence ATGAAAACCGTTTTACCTATCACAGATGGGGCCATTAGAGAAACCCTGCAGATCGCCAGGAGTCATGACCCAACACCCTATGTCAGAGAAAGAGCACACGCTGTACTGCTCAGCTCTCGTGGCTTTCCTATGGCTCAAATTGCCGATATCTTTGAGGTTCAGTACCAGACGGTATCACGCTGGCTTGATGACTGGGAGGATTATGGTATTCGAGGGCTATACAAAACACACGACGGAGGGAAGAAACCTATTTACAATTCTGAAGAAGAACTGCGCATTAAAGAACTGGTGGCTAAGGAACCCCGCCGTATATCATATGTCCAATCCAAAATCGAAGAGGAAACAGGCAAATCCGCATCAAAGACGACAATAGGTAGAATAATAAAAAAGCTGGGGATGGTTTACAAAAGACTCCGTAAATCATGCAAGCATAAAAGAGATGAGGAGCAGTTTCAGCGTAGTAAGGCAGCATTGAAAGATGCTCAAGAAGCTGAAGATAAAGGTTTAATTAATTTGTTCTATTTTGACGAGTCAGGGTTTAGTCAGGAGCCTTGCGTACCTTATGGCTGGCAGGAGAAAGGCAAACAGCTCCGTATACCTTCAGTAAAAAGTAAAAGAATCAATGTTCTGGGGTTTATGAACCGTTCCTGTGAACTGTTTTATTACCCTGTAATTGGATCAGTTGATAGCAAGACAGTCATTGATATTTTCGACTATTTTGCCTATCAGATGACAGCTCCAGAGTACGGAGGAGATGATCGTTACACTGTGGTCATTATTGATAATGCCAGCATTCACACCAGTAAAGCGTTCCGAGCAAGAATTGATGACTGGATTCTTGAGAAAAAAATGATTGTTTTATTTCTCCCCACATACTCTCCCGAGCTCAACCTGATTGAGATTCTATGGGATAAGGCTAAATATGAATGGATCGATATATTATCAATTGTGAATTTCAGAGGCTTTGAGAAAGAGGTAAAGCGAGTTTTTGATGGGGTCGGTCAGGAATATATGATTTCGTATGCATGA